The sequence GCGCACGGCCATGAGATGGGGCGATGTGAAGAGACCCGTCTTGCGAGGGCCGCCATGGCGCTGCTGATACTGAGAGAAGATTGAGTCGACAAAGGCACAGGtgcttccttttccctttgtgCCTGCCACGTGAATGATGTTTAAACGATCAAGGTCCGCAGGCTAACACACACAGAAAAAAAGCGAGGGTGAGCCGTGCATCCTTGGTCAGAttcgaggatgaggaggggGGGCGTTACACACAGTATATCCGATCCTCGTGAGATACGCCCGCATCTTTGCGATTCCAAGGACAGAGTCAGGCAGAATGCCAGCCTGGTGACGAGCTTGAATCACCGCGAAGGGCGTCTGAAGCTCGTTGAGCTTATCAATCGCATCCTATTGACATGAGCCACTGAGAATGAGAAATCATTATTTCACAGCATAATAGATGGTATTGTGAGTGAAAAAAACATGACAAGAGGGAAGATGTCATACATTGTAAGACCTGCTTGTAGACGCCATGCTTCGCACAGCCTGGATGCGCCCGGCTATAAATCTGAACAAAAGGGTCGTGGGTCGCGTTGATGCATAACGCATCGGTCTGCCTCAACCAgggatttattttttccttatttcttttgtttgctGCGCGCGCAGGATTGACCTCATATAAAAATCCAGGACCCCCCACTGGCCGAGTGAGAAAGCCTCGCCGGAATCGGCTCTAGTGTTGAAAGAGCAAAGTCAAAAAAAGGGTTGGTTAGTCTACAGTAGAGCTGCAGAAGCGTCGGGCGGTTTTTCTCGTCTTGTGTTTTCGCCGATGAATTGCGGGTGACGTTGTGAACGAGTGTAAGATTTTCGAAttgtcttcctctttgtctctttgaTGGTAGATTGCTATTTGGGAAATTGCTCTTCTGGAGAGAGACGGTGCCGTTGTTCTTATCATAGCGTCTTTTTTAGCCGGATACTATCGGCATCGTCATAGTTTGAATGACTCTCAGATGAACATCAACGGCGTAATAGATCAGCCGCGGAAGATATATCTGTAATAAAAAAGACGAGAAAGCTAAATAATTTCATAggtctattactttttatctCAATGCTAATTCGCATGCGATAAAATTGATTTAATTTTAGTCTTGCATTTTCGCGGATGGCCTTCATTCTGATCTAAAGCATAGTATATAGCTTGCAACTAACAATCCAACAAAATGCATCGCTACCACTTTCAAACTCTTTACAACATCACGCAATTTTGTCTGTCAGTTCCCTTCCCACCTTTCCAATAACGTACTTCTTCATGCCCTCCTCCAACCCGTTGAAAAACGCTGCGTCAAACCTTTTCCCACTATCTCCCCAAGCCAAGCGCGACCTCCAGGTTAGCCAGTTTTCAGTCATGGACCCTTCTGGCGCTCGAAGGATTCCCGTTGCAAGATCAACAATGTGCCAGTCTCCTGGTTTTAGATGTTTACGATCATCATGCGAATAAAAGACCGTTGCACCGCAAGTGCCACAGAAGCTTCGCAACACGCCTGGCGATGAAGCATACGTCTTGGCTGTTCCAATCTTCAGATCGCTCTTGATTTCTGGCTCGCAGTATGACAGAGGCACAAAAGTCCAACCAATAAGATGCGTGCCGTTTGCGACGCGGCAATCGTCGCAACAATCATAGCTGGCCATCCATTTGTTTTGATCAATGGGAGAAATACATGTGCGAAGCATTTCGTTTGCAAGCAACTCTGGCGAGGGCCGCTTGATTGTGAAGGATACGCCTCCACAGTGACACTGAGCCCGCAGCCGTTCCTGTCCATCCTGGCCTACTTCTGGCTTCGGTTCAACAGTCTTGGCTCGAGGACTGTCTTTGGGAGGATTCCAGTCTAGCAGCTCGCGTCCGTCCACATGTGTCACCGCCTGAGCGAGACCCTTATCTAGGGCCGAGTCACTAAAGAAATGCCCTTGTAACACAAACGTGTCTGGACCATGGTCTGTGAATATCGAGGTCGCAGGCGTCCACTCCTCTCTGTCCAGTCCAACACCCGCAATATGGCATCCGC comes from Trichoderma asperellum chromosome 3, complete sequence and encodes:
- a CDS encoding uncharacterized protein (EggNog:ENOG41), with protein sequence MADSKVETRALEAKCLCGSVHLTFDVPVASLPLKFYLCHCSVCRFSTGGPCNFHARLGPGIKPNFIAPSSEKNLTTYSIEGFGCTYDFCSTCGCHIAGVGLDREEWTPATSIFTDHGPDTFVLQGHFFSDSALDKGLAQAVTHVDGRELLDWNPPKDSPRAKTVEPKPEVGQDGQERLRAQCHCGGVSFTIKRPSPELLANEMLRTCISPIDQNKWMASYDCCDDCRVANGTHLIGWTFVPLSYCEPEIKSDLKIGTAKTYASSPGVLRSFCGTCGATVFYSHDDRKHLKPGDWHIVDLATGILRAPEGSMTENWLTWRSRLAWGDSGKRFDAAFFNGLEEGMKKYVIGKVGRELTDKIA